The following proteins come from a genomic window of Malus domestica chromosome 02, GDT2T_hap1:
- the LOC103406936 gene encoding putative transcription factor bHLH041 encodes MDIAFQLDEGSRANFLRLVMQSFGCFYICLWSYMPPPSNFLFFLDGVYDEENQPSSSSGSLARQLFNEYRLSVFNVVENDCVPGFAFRNSVPYLELQEMDLQRLASVDTQRQFYQEARIKTAVFMGCKSGEIELGLSNVSQIDIKRELMRTWLPEAFSRQLSPHTEVASRPINVQQNPPSSSSSSLRSLSVIDSPEYSSLLFNIPTTTTSHNIPEIFTQLSSDPLRPINVNPLEPLPIINLIRTTSTSTSPHQQAIQAFSRTGNIQFPTPEIEDATMTRAILAVLSSSPSSSSYQPPPHTNPPSSSTAHRHLLTPKSSAFKTYSTSALAPRTQMSANLRRQNMHKRSISFLRSLNLMRLREGIQTTRPTSGQLHHMISERKRREKINESFHTLKSLLPPGTKKDKASVLISAREYLTSLKARVDELSKRNQQLEARLLPPANLGANEAAATAGSSNERVSLTLTHVSSESSPDQDQQIIDLQVVLRSIESCTEDMVIRILEFLKRVENVSLMSMEANTWISEPNSNINRVILRLRVDQGTEWDEAAFQEAVRRVVADLALI; translated from the exons ATGGACATTGCTTTCCAACTAGATGAAGGCTCTCGCGCCAATTTCCTTCGACTTGTCATGCAATCTTTTGGCTGCTTCTACATTTGCTTGTGGTCTTATATGCCCCCTCCTTCTAA CTTCTTATTTTTTCTCGATGGTGTTTATGATGAAGAAAATCAACCAAGCTCTTCTTCGGGCAGTTTGGCTCGGCAGCTTTTCAATGAATATCGCCTATCAGTATTCAACGTTGTCGAAAATGA CTGTGTTCCAGGATTCGCTTTCAGGAATAGCGTTCCATATTTGGAGTTGCAAGAAATGGACCTACAAAGACTGGCATCAGTTGATACACAGAGGCAATTTTATCAG GAAGCAAGGATTAAG ACTGCAGTTTTCATGGGGTGCAAAAGCGGAGAAATTGAGCTGGGCTTGTCCAATGTGTCTCAA ATAGACATAAAAAGAGAATTGATGAGAACCTGGTTACCAGAAGCTTTTTCCAGACAATTATCTCCACATACAGAAGTTGCCAGCAGGCCAATCAATGTTCAGCAAAACCCACCGTCatcctcttcatcttctttgagaTCACTTTCCGTAATCGATAGTCCTGAATATTCCTCCCTCCTCTTCAACATTCCAACCACTACTACTTCTCATAACATCCCAGAGATCTTTACACAATTATCTTCCGATCCCTTGCGACCAATCAATGTTAATCCATTGGAACCTTTACCAATCATAAATCTCATTAGAACTACTTCTACTAGTACTAGTCCTCATCAACAAGCCATCCAAGCTTTTTCTCGAACCGGAAACATCCAATTCCCAACTCCGGAGATCGAAGATGCCACAATGACAAGAGCTATCCTTGCAGTTCtatcttcttcaccttcttcttcttcatatcAACCACCCCCACATACTAATCCACCTTCTTCTTCTACTGCTCATCGCCACTTACTAACTCCAAAATCCAGTGCTTTCAAGACTTACAGCACCTCAGCTTTAGCCCCAAGAACGCAAATGAGTGCTAATTTACGCCGGCAAAACATGCACAAGCGATCCATTTCCTTCTTGAGAAGCTTGAATCTGATGAGGCTTCGCGAAGGTATCCAAACCACCCGTCCCACAAGCGGCCAGTTGCATCATATGATATCGGAGCGCAAAAGGCGTGAGAAGATCAATGAAAGCTTTCATACATTGAAATCATTACTTCCACCTGGAACCAAG AAAGACAAAGCCTCGGTTCTTATATCTGCGAGGGAGTACTTGACTAGTTTGAAAGCTCGAGTTGATGAGCTTAGTAAAAGAAACCAGCAGTTAGAGGCAAGGCTCTTGCCCCCGGCCAACTTAGGAGCTAATGAAGCAGCAGCTACTGCAGGCTCCTCAAATGAACGAGTTAGTCTTACACTTACACATGTATCATCCGAATCATCCCCCGATCAAGATCAGCAAATTATTGACTTGCAAGTGGTTCTAAGATCAATAGAGAGTTGCACCGAAGATATGGTGATCCGCATTTTGGAATTCTTGAAGCGGGTTGAGAATGTAAGCTTGATGTCCATGGAAGCCAATACTTGGATATCAGAACCAAATTCTAACATCAACCGCGTAATCCTGAGATTAAGAGTTGATCAG GGAACCGAATGGGACGAGGCTGCCTTCCAGGAAGCAGTAAGAAGGGTGGTTGCTGACTTAgcattgatataa